A single Methylomonas sp. AM2-LC DNA region contains:
- a CDS encoding VWA domain-containing protein, with product MNFAEFHFLRPWWLLAMVPMGLLFWLLIKHKLSRGNWSEVCDAELLPFILTEQPLLKSSHRFWVAGIVGVLSILALAGPTWQRIPSPAFRNQSALVIALDLSATMDATDIKPSRISKARYKIADLLKQRKDGQTALMVYAGDAFTVTPLTTDTSTISSQLEALTTDIMPSPGSNTEVAVHKAAELLQQAGATQGHILLVTASVDPKADVDKWLGAYQLSVLAIGTADGAPIQQQGGGFLKDASGNIVVARLESSVLASLAQRGHGLYQLVSAGDEDVEKLHSLFNVLPADNKTAESSQLLQQWEETGPWLLFLVLPWAALRFRKGVLFWLGLCLLPLPRNSQALDWQSLWQNPNQRAQQAFEKQEYKQAADQFDNSEWRAAAQYKAGEYQQAAETLKNIQTTDGYYNRGNALAKAGQLEEAIQAYNQALQHAPDHQDAQYNKDLVEKQLQQQQKQQKQDQQTSDQKDQQQKQQSAEQKQSQQSEANQTDADQKQAQQQQSEQKDNQKQEKQSSGEDQQANKADKNEQQGDDKKADKTDASQDSKPHTAQSADEIEKDETARANEQLLKRIPDEPTGLLKRKFKYLYNQHDKAAHPLKW from the coding sequence ATGAATTTTGCAGAGTTTCATTTTTTGCGTCCCTGGTGGTTACTGGCTATGGTGCCGATGGGGTTGTTATTTTGGTTATTGATTAAACACAAACTAAGCCGTGGAAATTGGAGTGAAGTTTGCGATGCGGAATTGTTGCCCTTTATATTAACAGAACAGCCGTTGTTGAAGAGTAGTCATCGTTTTTGGGTTGCTGGAATAGTGGGCGTGCTTAGTATTTTGGCTTTGGCTGGCCCCACCTGGCAACGTATTCCGAGTCCGGCTTTTCGTAATCAATCGGCCTTAGTGATTGCTTTGGATTTATCCGCGACTATGGATGCTACCGATATAAAGCCCAGTCGCATTAGCAAAGCCCGCTATAAAATTGCCGATTTGCTAAAACAGCGCAAAGATGGGCAAACAGCACTCATGGTTTATGCGGGAGATGCATTTACAGTCACACCACTAACGACAGACACCTCAACCATATCCAGTCAACTAGAAGCATTAACTACTGATATTATGCCCAGCCCAGGTAGTAATACAGAAGTTGCCGTACATAAAGCAGCAGAATTATTGCAACAAGCAGGTGCTACACAAGGACATATTTTGTTAGTCACTGCAAGCGTCGATCCTAAAGCAGATGTTGATAAATGGCTAGGCGCTTATCAATTATCTGTTTTGGCAATAGGAACTGCAGATGGTGCGCCTATACAGCAACAGGGTGGTGGTTTTCTCAAAGATGCCAGTGGAAATATTGTGGTAGCCCGATTGGAGAGTAGCGTGCTGGCAAGTTTGGCTCAGCGTGGTCATGGTCTTTATCAGCTAGTAAGTGCCGGTGATGAAGATGTTGAAAAATTGCATAGTTTGTTTAATGTGTTACCGGCTGATAATAAAACTGCTGAAAGCTCACAATTATTACAGCAATGGGAGGAAACAGGCCCGTGGTTATTATTTTTGGTGTTACCGTGGGCGGCGTTGCGGTTTAGAAAGGGCGTATTATTCTGGCTAGGTTTATGTCTGTTACCCCTGCCACGGAACAGTCAGGCCTTGGATTGGCAAAGTTTGTGGCAAAACCCCAATCAACGTGCGCAGCAAGCGTTTGAGAAACAAGAGTATAAACAAGCTGCAGATCAATTCGATAACTCAGAGTGGCGTGCCGCAGCTCAATATAAGGCTGGAGAATATCAACAGGCTGCGGAAACCCTAAAAAATATACAAACGACAGATGGTTATTATAATCGCGGCAATGCACTGGCAAAGGCAGGTCAATTAGAAGAAGCCATTCAGGCCTATAATCAGGCTTTACAACATGCGCCTGATCATCAGGATGCCCAATATAATAAGGATCTGGTTGAAAAGCAGTTGCAACAGCAACAAAAACAACAGAAACAGGATCAGCAGACATCTGATCAAAAAGATCAACAACAGAAACAGCAATCTGCTGAACAAAAACAATCCCAGCAAAGTGAAGCGAACCAGACAGACGCTGATCAAAAACAAGCTCAGCAGCAACAGTCTGAGCAAAAAGATAACCAGAAGCAAGAAAAACAGTCCTCTGGCGAAGATCAACAAGCTAATAAAGCAGATAAAAACGAGCAACAAGGTGATGATAAAAAAGCCGATAAAACCGATGCTAGTCAGGATTCCAAACCACACACCGCTCAAAGTGCGGATGAAATAGAAAAGGATGAAACTGCACGGGCAAACGAACAATTGTTGAAACGTATCCCTGATGAGCCAACAGGATTGTTAAAACGCAAGTTTAAGTATCTTTACAATCAGCACGATAAAGCTGCACATCCCCTTAAATGGTAA
- a CDS encoding VWA domain-containing protein, producing the protein MLHLYWPWLLLLLPLPVLLRLLLPAEPQVEQAALKVPFLDDFAGGQTQFLSSNKPWCLWVAYIAWFCLVLAITRPQWLGEPIELSVSGRDLMLAVDVSKSMEATDFKIKNENVDRLTAIQFVAGQFIERRVGDRLGLILFGTRAYLHVPLTFDRKTVRTLLNEAFIGITEDEPQTSIGDAIGLAIKRLQNEKVDSRVLILLTDGANTAGELTPLKAAELAAKQQLKIYTIGIGADEMMVRSLFGMRKVNPSADLDEKTLTAIADMTGGHYFRARNSEELEKIYGLLDQLEPVEKDKQYFRPKSELYYWPLAVAVLLTVGLATYRLRFS; encoded by the coding sequence GTGTTGCATTTATATTGGCCCTGGTTGTTATTGTTATTACCTTTACCTGTTTTACTGCGTTTATTACTACCCGCTGAGCCTCAAGTAGAACAAGCGGCTTTGAAAGTTCCGTTTCTAGACGACTTTGCTGGTGGTCAGACTCAATTTCTGAGTTCCAATAAACCCTGGTGTTTATGGGTAGCCTATATAGCCTGGTTTTGTCTGGTGCTAGCGATTACACGTCCACAATGGCTGGGGGAGCCTATTGAGCTTTCCGTTAGCGGTCGAGATTTGATGTTGGCAGTAGATGTTTCCAAAAGTATGGAGGCTACCGATTTTAAAATCAAAAATGAAAATGTTGATCGCCTCACCGCAATTCAGTTTGTAGCAGGGCAATTTATTGAACGCCGAGTGGGTGACCGATTAGGACTAATTTTGTTTGGTACTCGGGCCTATTTACACGTGCCTTTAACATTTGATCGTAAAACCGTAAGGACTTTATTAAATGAAGCATTTATAGGGATTACTGAAGATGAGCCGCAAACCTCTATAGGCGATGCAATTGGTTTAGCCATCAAGCGCCTGCAAAATGAAAAAGTCGATAGCCGCGTACTAATTTTACTCACTGACGGCGCAAATACAGCAGGCGAACTGACACCGCTCAAGGCAGCAGAATTAGCTGCAAAACAACAGCTTAAAATTTATACCATCGGTATAGGTGCAGATGAAATGATGGTACGTAGTTTATTTGGTATGCGTAAGGTAAATCCATCAGCAGATTTGGACGAGAAAACTTTGACTGCTATTGCTGATATGACCGGAGGACATTATTTTCGAGCCCGCAACAGTGAAGAGTTAGAGAAAATTTATGGACTGCTCGATCAACTAGAGCCTGTAGAAAAAGACAAACAATATTTTCGACCCAAGAGCGAGCTTTACTATTGGCCTCTAGCAGTGGCGGTGTTGTTGACGGTTGGTTTGGCGACATATCGATTGAGGTTCTCATGA
- a CDS encoding DUF4381 domain-containing protein, whose protein sequence is MEQLPLKDIHFPEAVSIWPLAPGWYMLAVLILLCCFGVVYLYKRLKSKTVLKVAAKVLVTIRADENLDNLQTLGALSTWLRRVAISNAPRSDVASLSGSDWLSYLDTHLHDAPFSKGIGRCLAESQYQRSAPEDLDLDALFKLCERWLKCQKPSKPQINNISQELRTK, encoded by the coding sequence ATGGAACAATTGCCGTTAAAAGACATTCATTTTCCTGAAGCCGTGAGTATTTGGCCTCTTGCGCCGGGTTGGTATATGCTTGCTGTTTTAATATTGTTGTGCTGTTTCGGTGTTGTCTATTTATATAAGCGATTGAAAAGTAAAACAGTATTAAAAGTAGCTGCTAAAGTGTTGGTGACTATCAGAGCAGATGAAAATCTGGATAACTTACAAACTCTGGGAGCATTATCTACTTGGTTGCGGCGGGTTGCTATTAGTAATGCTCCCAGAAGCGATGTGGCTAGTTTGAGTGGATCAGACTGGTTAAGCTATCTGGATACTCACTTGCATGATGCGCCATTTAGTAAAGGGATTGGTCGCTGTCTGGCAGAGAGTCAATACCAGCGTTCTGCACCAGAAGATCTGGATTTAGATGCTTTGTTTAAGCTTTGTGAGCGTTGGCTTAAGTGCCAAAAGCCGAGTAAACCGCAGATTAATAATATCAGTCAAGAATTAAGGACAAAATAG
- a CDS encoding DUF58 domain-containing protein, producing the protein MNTHVLPGSERVEVTLRNLIDLSKLAAALDLQQVKIRAVQSGNYVSHLKGRGMAFDETRLYQPGDDVRRIDWRVTARTDKPHCKVFKEERERPVFISVDYRAAMMFATRGVFKSVQAARFAGLLAWSALRRGDRIGGQIFSEAGCLELKPQTGKAALLHFFNALVKPVYNGQAVNGLDHVLSRLQHHAHPGSQVFILSDFRGMNIAAERHLVDLGRHCDVVLVQIVDPLETQLPVKGRHRFTDSLRDILVDSGDKKLLQDYQTRFQNRQQHLQQLCRKTGLSWLSCTTTLQAMDVVMLLQGKYFANSMA; encoded by the coding sequence ATGAACACGCATGTCTTACCTGGTAGTGAACGGGTTGAAGTGACTTTAAGAAATTTGATTGATCTTTCCAAGCTAGCCGCTGCGCTGGATTTACAACAGGTGAAAATTCGTGCGGTGCAAAGCGGTAATTATGTTTCTCATCTAAAAGGACGGGGAATGGCTTTTGATGAGACACGTTTATATCAACCAGGGGACGATGTGCGTCGCATTGATTGGCGAGTGACGGCACGCACCGACAAACCGCATTGCAAAGTGTTCAAGGAGGAACGCGAAAGACCTGTGTTTATTTCTGTTGATTACCGCGCTGCCATGATGTTTGCTACACGCGGCGTTTTTAAGTCGGTACAAGCGGCAAGATTCGCAGGGCTTTTAGCTTGGTCTGCACTGCGGCGCGGTGATCGGATTGGTGGGCAGATATTTAGTGAGGCTGGGTGTCTGGAATTAAAACCACAGACGGGTAAAGCGGCGTTACTACATTTTTTTAATGCCTTAGTCAAACCTGTTTATAACGGGCAGGCTGTCAATGGTCTGGATCATGTATTAAGTCGTTTGCAGCATCATGCTCATCCAGGCAGTCAAGTTTTTATTCTAAGTGATTTTCGCGGAATGAATATTGCTGCAGAACGTCATCTGGTTGATCTGGGTCGACATTGTGATGTGGTTTTGGTACAGATTGTTGATCCGTTGGAAACTCAATTACCCGTAAAAGGTCGTCATCGTTTTACTGATAGTTTGCGTGACATTCTGGTTGATAGTGGCGATAAAAAATTGCTGCAAGATTATCAAACACGATTTCAAAACAGGCAGCAGCATTTGCAACAACTTTGCCGTAAAACAGGGCTGAGTTGGCTCAGCTGTACCACTACTCTGCAAGCGATGGATGTTGTCATGCTCTTGCAGGGTAAATATTTTGCTAATTCCATGGCTTAA
- a CDS encoding MoxR family ATPase, whose product MTAKSLSPSQTALNQLSTFINTRIIGQEILVERMLIALLADGHLLVEGAPGLAKTRAINVLSQSIEADFHRVQFTPDLLPSDLTGTEIYRPQQGSFDFQKGPLFHNLILADEINRAPAKVQAALLEAMAERQITVGKATYLLPKLFMVMATQNPIEQEGTYPLPEAQLDRFLLHVKIDYPGAEHERAILHLARAEAMGNQQSVSVGDHKISLDTVFTARQEVLNIHMAESLEQYLLQIVLATRNPEVYGQDLANWIEYGASPRASIALDRCARAKAWLIGRDFVDPSDIQDIAYDVLRHRLILSYEAEAEGITSDHVIKQLITRIAVP is encoded by the coding sequence ATGACTGCAAAGAGTCTAAGCCCGTCACAAACAGCATTAAATCAATTAAGTACATTTATCAATACCCGTATCATCGGGCAAGAAATATTAGTCGAGCGCATGTTGATTGCATTGCTGGCTGATGGACATTTACTGGTAGAAGGCGCACCGGGTTTGGCAAAAACGCGTGCCATTAATGTATTAAGCCAAAGTATAGAGGCTGATTTTCATCGCGTACAGTTTACGCCTGATTTATTGCCTTCTGATCTGACCGGTACTGAAATTTATCGGCCACAACAAGGCAGTTTCGATTTTCAGAAAGGTCCGCTATTTCACAATCTTATTCTGGCCGACGAAATAAATCGCGCACCAGCCAAAGTGCAGGCGGCTTTGCTGGAAGCGATGGCAGAGAGACAGATTACAGTCGGTAAAGCGACTTATTTATTACCTAAGCTGTTCATGGTAATGGCGACCCAAAATCCGATTGAGCAGGAAGGAACCTATCCTTTGCCAGAAGCGCAATTGGATCGATTTTTGTTACATGTCAAAATTGACTATCCAGGTGCTGAACATGAACGTGCAATATTGCATCTTGCCCGTGCCGAAGCGATGGGTAATCAACAGTCTGTCAGTGTAGGGGATCATAAAATTAGTCTTGACACTGTTTTCACTGCTCGTCAGGAAGTTTTGAATATTCACATGGCGGAAAGTTTGGAACAATATCTGTTGCAAATTGTCTTGGCTACACGGAATCCAGAAGTTTACGGACAAGATTTGGCCAACTGGATTGAATATGGTGCTAGTCCGCGTGCCAGTATTGCCTTAGATCGCTGCGCACGTGCCAAAGCTTGGCTGATAGGGCGTGATTTTGTAGATCCTTCAGATATACAGGATATCGCTTATGATGTGTTACGGCACAGATTGATTTTATCGTACGAAGCTGAGGCTGAAGGCATTACTAGTGATCATGTCATCAAACAATTAATTACTCGTATTGCCGTACCCTAA
- a CDS encoding TIGR00730 family Rossman fold protein translates to MAHLKNRRGTGSASIIDDLKGDQSWRIFRIISEFTEGFDELSELHDAICFFGSARLDDKHPYYQKTVALAELLSEHGFAIISGGGPGIMEAANKGAHAQNQVSVGLNIELPMEQKSNPYQTVSLNFRYFFVRKVMFVRYSMGYVCMPGGFGTLDEFFEALTLMQTHKIYPIPLVLFGSDFWGGLIDWLKTKLVDYGTIAQEEMDLITITDDPQQVLEIMTRHRIWKNRQRGRG, encoded by the coding sequence ATGGCCCATCTGAAAAATCGGCGTGGCACAGGAAGTGCCAGTATTATTGATGATCTTAAAGGTGATCAATCTTGGCGTATTTTTCGTATTATTAGTGAATTTACAGAAGGATTTGATGAGCTTTCTGAATTGCATGATGCCATTTGTTTTTTTGGATCTGCACGATTGGACGATAAACATCCGTATTACCAAAAAACGGTGGCGTTAGCTGAGTTACTTAGTGAGCATGGCTTTGCTATTATTAGTGGTGGTGGGCCGGGCATTATGGAGGCAGCCAATAAAGGTGCTCATGCTCAGAATCAGGTTTCGGTTGGTTTGAATATAGAATTGCCTATGGAGCAAAAGTCCAATCCCTATCAAACTGTCTCACTCAACTTTCGTTATTTTTTTGTGCGCAAAGTGATGTTTGTTCGTTATTCAATGGGTTATGTGTGTATGCCGGGTGGATTTGGTACCCTGGATGAATTTTTCGAAGCATTGACTTTGATGCAGACGCACAAAATTTATCCAATTCCGCTGGTACTATTTGGAAGCGACTTTTGGGGTGGTTTGATCGATTGGCTCAAAACCAAACTGGTCGACTATGGCACTATCGCACAAGAAGAAATGGATTTAATTACTATTACTGATGATCCACAGCAAGTCTTGGAGATTATGACCAGACATCGTATATGGAAGAATCGTCAACGAGGAAGAGGCTAG
- a CDS encoding dihydroorotase, giving the protein MTTILIRNGRIIDPANQVDGIGSICIAEGKIVAVMREPVDFQADLVIDATDQCVCPGFIDLSARLREPGHSHKGSILTETRAAASAGVTSLCLPPDTKPTIDTPAVVEFIKDKAEKADYTQIYTIGALTQRLAGTELSAMFALKQAGCIAVSNASEPLANLLILRRAMEYAGSHNLLLMYRANEPSLSGKGCAHEGAVASRFGLPGIPEAAESIALAQCLELAELTGCRVHFSQVSCKQSVIKIQQAKKYGLNITADIAIHQLHLTENDMIPFDSAYHVIPPLRSDIDLKYLREGLANGTLDAISSDHQPHDLDAKLGAFPETEPGVAALETLLPLLLALTEDPGINLSQAIAALTQNPAAILGLEAGALTPGFPADVCVFDPQASWKVDEKNWKSAGRNTPYWGRTLRGRVTHTLQAGRLIYTLSESA; this is encoded by the coding sequence ATGACAACCATTCTTATTCGTAATGGCCGGATTATTGATCCTGCCAATCAAGTTGATGGCATCGGCTCAATATGTATTGCAGAGGGTAAGATTGTCGCTGTGATGAGAGAGCCAGTCGATTTTCAAGCAGATTTAGTCATTGATGCGACTGATCAATGTGTGTGTCCCGGTTTTATTGATTTAAGTGCACGTTTACGCGAACCTGGGCATAGTCACAAAGGTAGTATTTTAACTGAAACCAGAGCGGCAGCCAGTGCAGGTGTAACCAGTTTGTGTCTGCCACCAGATACTAAACCGACTATTGATACCCCTGCAGTGGTCGAATTTATTAAAGATAAGGCCGAAAAAGCCGATTATACGCAGATATATACGATTGGTGCCCTAACTCAACGTTTGGCAGGCACTGAACTTAGTGCTATGTTTGCACTCAAACAAGCGGGTTGTATTGCGGTAAGTAATGCGAGTGAACCGCTTGCCAATCTATTGATTTTGCGCCGAGCTATGGAGTATGCTGGAAGTCATAATCTGCTGTTAATGTATCGCGCTAACGAGCCGTCTTTGAGTGGTAAAGGCTGTGCTCATGAAGGGGCTGTTGCCAGCCGTTTTGGTTTGCCCGGTATTCCCGAGGCTGCTGAATCCATCGCCTTGGCGCAATGTTTGGAATTAGCCGAATTGACGGGGTGTCGGGTGCATTTCAGTCAAGTGAGTTGTAAACAATCGGTAATAAAAATTCAGCAGGCGAAAAAATATGGGCTGAATATTACCGCTGATATCGCTATCCACCAATTACATTTAACTGAAAACGACATGATCCCCTTTGATAGTGCTTATCATGTTATACCGCCACTCAGAAGTGATATAGATCTTAAGTATTTACGTGAAGGATTGGCTAATGGTACTTTGGATGCTATCAGTTCTGATCATCAACCGCATGATTTAGACGCTAAATTGGGTGCTTTTCCAGAAACGGAGCCAGGAGTAGCTGCGTTGGAAACTTTGTTACCATTACTTTTAGCCTTAACCGAAGATCCTGGTATTAATTTGTCTCAAGCCATCGCCGCATTAACCCAAAATCCAGCAGCGATTTTAGGTTTAGAAGCAGGGGCGTTAACGCCTGGTTTTCCGGCCGATGTATGCGTGTTTGATCCACAAGCTAGCTGGAAAGTTGATGAAAAAAATTGGAAAAGTGCGGGTCGAAATACACCTTACTGGGGTAGAACCCTGCGAGGTCGAGTGACTCATACGTTACAGGCTGGACGCCTAATATACACATTAAGCGAATCTGCATGA
- a CDS encoding aspartate carbamoyltransferase catalytic subunit — protein MNRHLQLTEQGKLKHFLTIEGLSKQLLTEILDTAESFAGMSEHQVKKVPLLRGKTIINLFFENSTRTRTTFELAATRLSADVLNMNIATSATSKGESLLDTIRNLEAMHVDMFVVRHALSGAAHFIAQHTAPHIAVINAGDGQHAHPTQAMLDMFTIRQHKKNFAGLKVAIVGDILHSRVARSQIQALNTLGVAEVRVIAPKTLLPAQVKSMGVIDLHDMAEGLADIDVIIMLRLQKERMNSAFLPSESEYFRCFGLSEDKLKYAKPDVIVMHPGPINRGVEIASGVADGPHSVILQQVTNGVAVRMAIMSMTMSGHGSAV, from the coding sequence ATGAACAGGCATTTGCAACTGACTGAACAAGGCAAACTCAAACATTTCTTAACCATCGAAGGGTTGAGTAAACAATTATTGACCGAAATTCTGGATACCGCCGAATCATTTGCAGGTATGTCAGAACATCAGGTCAAAAAAGTACCGCTCCTGCGTGGTAAAACTATCATCAATCTATTCTTCGAAAATAGCACCCGTACTCGTACTACTTTTGAATTAGCGGCAACGCGTTTATCTGCAGATGTATTGAATATGAATATAGCTACTTCCGCTACATCAAAAGGGGAAAGTCTGCTAGATACTATTCGTAATCTTGAAGCCATGCATGTAGACATGTTTGTTGTCAGGCATGCACTTAGCGGAGCCGCGCATTTTATCGCACAGCATACTGCACCTCATATTGCTGTCATCAATGCCGGTGATGGGCAGCATGCACATCCTACGCAGGCCATGTTGGATATGTTTACCATACGCCAGCATAAGAAAAACTTTGCGGGCCTTAAGGTGGCTATAGTGGGTGATATTTTGCATTCCCGAGTGGCACGTTCGCAAATTCAGGCGCTTAATACTTTGGGTGTGGCAGAAGTGCGCGTTATTGCACCTAAAACCTTGTTACCCGCTCAAGTAAAAAGTATGGGCGTAATAGATTTGCATGATATGGCCGAAGGCTTGGCAGATATAGATGTAATTATTATGTTAAGACTACAGAAAGAGCGTATGAATTCGGCATTTTTACCTAGTGAAAGTGAATATTTTCGTTGTTTTGGTCTTAGTGAAGACAAATTGAAATATGCAAAACCCGATGTCATAGTGATGCATCCAGGACCTATCAACCGAGGTGTTGAAATCGCTTCCGGCGTTGCGGATGGCCCTCATTCGGTTATTCTGCAACAAGTGACCAATGGGGTTGCAGTGCGTATGGCTATTATGTCTATGACCATGTCTGGTCACGGAAGTGCAGTATGA
- the pyrR gene encoding bifunctional pyr operon transcriptional regulator/uracil phosphoribosyltransferase PyrR: protein MQTQTLDINTLLDTLEAAIRIQIEQRKLHNPLLIGIHSGGAWIAETMHKRLSIKDNLGLLDISFYRDDFSQIGMNPKVKRSQLPTHMEGRDIILIDDVFYTGRTIRAALNEIFDYGRPNQVVLAVLIERDGRQIPIQPDCVGMVMTLPRGQRIKLTGPDPLGIYIQTLTSSAA, encoded by the coding sequence ATGCAGACACAAACTCTGGACATCAATACTTTATTGGATACTCTGGAAGCCGCTATTCGTATACAAATTGAGCAGCGCAAACTCCACAACCCTTTACTCATTGGCATACATTCCGGGGGCGCTTGGATTGCTGAAACTATGCATAAGCGCTTGAGCATAAAAGATAACTTGGGTTTACTGGATATTTCCTTTTATCGTGATGATTTCTCACAAATCGGAATGAATCCTAAGGTTAAGCGTAGTCAGTTGCCAACACATATGGAAGGTAGAGATATTATTCTGATCGACGATGTGTTCTATACTGGGCGCACCATACGCGCGGCGTTGAATGAGATTTTTGATTATGGACGCCCTAATCAAGTGGTGTTGGCGGTGTTAATAGAACGTGATGGTCGACAAATTCCAATACAACCCGATTGTGTAGGTATGGTGATGACTTTACCGCGGGGGCAGAGAATAAAACTCACCGGACCCGATCCATTAGGTATATATATTCAGACTTTGACTAGTAGTGCAGCTTGA
- the ruvX gene encoding Holliday junction resolvase RuvX, which yields MVKIDPLASKFSNTAYLGFDFGQKKIGVAVGYMDTAIASPLQTIRSIGYSPDWSLITNLISEWQPVGLVVGISKQSDGSDNIITPKMEKFCRQLQGRYGLPVHQVDESLTTFSAKQLLFDDLKLSAGKLWAVQDQVAAQLILQSWFNQNS from the coding sequence ATGGTTAAGATCGACCCCTTAGCCAGTAAATTCAGCAACACTGCTTATCTTGGTTTTGATTTTGGACAAAAAAAAATTGGGGTTGCAGTGGGCTATATGGATACCGCTATTGCCAGTCCCTTGCAAACAATTCGTTCTATTGGTTACTCTCCTGATTGGTCATTAATTACTAATTTGATTAGCGAATGGCAGCCTGTCGGCCTAGTAGTAGGGATATCTAAACAGTCAGATGGTAGTGATAATATCATTACACCTAAAATGGAAAAATTCTGTCGGCAGTTACAGGGGCGCTATGGTTTACCCGTTCATCAGGTTGATGAGTCGCTGACTACCTTTTCGGCCAAACAGTTGTTATTTGATGATCTTAAACTGAGTGCTGGTAAACTATGGGCTGTGCAAGATCAAGTTGCTGCGCAATTGATCCTGCAAAGTTGGTTTAATCAAAATTCATAA
- a CDS encoding YqgE/AlgH family protein, with protein MNPITYLNNQFLIAMPGLADPHFFHTVTYLCQHNQDGALGIVINRPTEMKLSDIFQQMGIKTELPKVLNTRVFAGGPVQQERGFVIHSPCEQQWDSSISTAENITLTSSRDVLEAIAEGRGPNQYLIALGYAGWGSGQLEKEIIENAWLNTPCGEAILYETPINQRWNAAAEQLGIDINRLTTPAGHG; from the coding sequence ATGAATCCAATAACTTACCTTAATAATCAGTTTCTGATTGCCATGCCCGGCTTGGCAGATCCGCATTTTTTTCATACAGTGACTTATCTATGTCAGCATAATCAGGATGGTGCTTTGGGAATTGTTATCAATCGCCCTACTGAAATGAAACTATCTGATATTTTTCAGCAAATGGGTATCAAAACAGAATTGCCCAAAGTGCTAAATACTCGGGTTTTTGCAGGGGGACCGGTTCAACAAGAACGTGGTTTTGTTATCCATAGTCCTTGCGAACAGCAATGGGATTCCAGTATCTCCACGGCTGAAAATATTACATTGACCAGTTCCAGAGATGTGCTGGAAGCAATTGCCGAAGGTCGTGGTCCTAATCAGTATTTGATTGCATTGGGTTATGCAGGTTGGGGTAGTGGTCAGTTGGAAAAAGAAATTATTGAAAATGCCTGGCTCAATACCCCGTGTGGTGAGGCTATTCTGTATGAAACACCCATAAACCAACGTTGGAATGCTGCTGCGGAGCAGTTGGGTATAGATATTAATCGTTTAACCACGCCAGCTGGACATGGTTAA
- a CDS encoding TonB family protein codes for MENQAPKLKSFSLSSGDTLLLAVFLAALIHALILLGVGFNGVSLPEPNKVSKSVQVTLTQLPAKTPPKHAKSMAAENQQGGGDKNSTQEMIKESLPGSAADAEAIAEIAEQENKPEPQKTVQKKVLTRPESATKLSIPLPEDETAEAKEVAPKLSAADLQQQIAQLGERIRDSQQSSENSKIKFVSAISAHKYLASQYVKDWEDKVERTGNLNYPDFARNIGDSQTLTMDVGINPDGSIYSMRIVKSSGNPALDESAKRIVKMSAPFAALPADLLKEVNVLVITRVWKFSDETGMTTR; via the coding sequence ATGGAAAACCAAGCACCAAAACTTAAAAGTTTTTCTTTGTCTAGCGGTGACACGTTATTGTTGGCAGTTTTTCTGGCTGCCTTGATTCATGCCCTAATTTTGCTAGGTGTTGGCTTTAATGGTGTCTCTTTACCAGAACCTAATAAGGTCAGTAAATCGGTTCAGGTAACCCTAACGCAACTACCCGCAAAGACGCCTCCAAAGCATGCGAAAAGTATGGCGGCTGAAAATCAGCAGGGTGGCGGGGACAAGAATAGTACCCAGGAGATGATTAAAGAAAGTTTGCCTGGATCAGCTGCTGATGCTGAAGCTATAGCAGAAATAGCTGAGCAGGAAAACAAGCCTGAACCACAAAAAACAGTACAGAAAAAAGTGCTCACCCGGCCAGAGTCTGCAACAAAATTGTCTATACCGCTACCCGAGGATGAAACTGCTGAAGCCAAAGAGGTTGCCCCAAAATTGTCCGCTGCAGATTTGCAACAGCAAATTGCACAATTAGGTGAACGCATCCGTGATAGCCAGCAAAGTTCTGAAAATAGCAAAATCAAGTTTGTAAGCGCAATTAGTGCCCATAAATATTTGGCTTCTCAATATGTAAAAGACTGGGAAGATAAAGTTGAACGGACTGGTAATCTGAATTATCCTGATTTTGCACGAAATATTGGTGATTCACAAACTTTGACTATGGATGTAGGTATTAACCCTGATGGCAGTATATACAGTATGCGTATCGTTAAGTCTTCCGGTAATCCTGCATTGGATGAGTCTGCAAAGCGAATTGTGAAAATGAGTGCGCCTTTTGCAGCCTTACCTGCTGATTTGTTAAAAGAAGTTAATGTTTTGGTTATTACTCGTGTCTGGAAGTTTTCTGATGAAACAGGCATGACTACCCGGTAA